One stretch of Harmonia axyridis chromosome 1, icHarAxyr1.1, whole genome shotgun sequence DNA includes these proteins:
- the LOC123682838 gene encoding uncharacterized protein LOC123682838 — translation MEEKLIEAVRIRQVLYDTSHVDYMRAKLKTETWVEIAKEIGMKSGSEAKALWEKLRHSLRDAIRRQQKCFKSGAGAETIKEWKFQKQMGFLQPYMANKSREGNLRQDGETEILTQDFEINVEAAEVDKEHSQQMNIEEQPENVEDESQPKALSETVPTMLSAKRTSIATPKSVKKIKNDNVTKLFKETIEKHEERSKARNEERKNLVQQLQLTHNDPLFNFFLAMYQSTKRMPSSYQHMIKNRLFNEVSQAEAMLLGISPAVQQQPSLDQQQPYYQTLHSLPAATPSNSRASTATSFYSEQSPLSPSDIRPEKNDYSTSSSGNELMNFITTFAEK, via the exons atggaagaaaaattaattgaagcCGTGCGAATTCGGCAAGTTTTGTACGATACAAGCCATGTAGACTATATGAGGGCAAAACTAAAAACTGAAACGTGGGTGGAAATCGCTAAAGAAATCGGAATGAAAAGTG GATCTGAAGCAAAGGCGTTGTGGGAAAAACTACGACATTCATTGAGAGATGCGATTCGAAGAcaacaaaaatgtttcaaaagtGGAGCAGGTGCGGAAACTATCAAAGAATGGAAATTTCAGAAACAGATGGGATTTCTGCAGCCTTATATGGCCAATAAATCAAGGGAAGGAAACCTCCGCCAAGACGGTGAAACTGAAATCCTAACACAAGATTTTGAAATCAATGTAGAAGCTGCAGAGGTAGACAAAGAACATTCACAACAAATGAATATAGAGGAGCAACCTGAAAATGTGGAGGATGAATCCCAACCCAAGGCACTTTCAGAAACTGTTCCCACAATGTTATCTGCAAAGCGAACGTCAATTGCAACCCCCAAATcagttaaaaaaattaagaatgatAATGTTACTAAACTTTTTAAAGAGACTATCGAGAAACATGAAGAGAGAAGTAAAGCAAGAAACGAAGAGAGAAAAAATTTGGTACAGCAATTACAACTCACACATAATGATCCCCtatttaacttttttttggCGATGTACCAATCTACTAAAAGAATGCCATCCTCCTATCAACACATGATTAAAAATCGTTTGTTCAACGAAGTTTCACAAGCAGAAGCCATGTTACTGGGAATTAGTCCTGCTGTCCAGCAGCAGCCCAGCCTTGATCAGCAGCAACCCTACTACCAGACTTTACATTCTCTTCCTGCAGCCACTCCATCCAACAGCAGAGCATCAACAGCAACCAGTTTCTATTCGGAACAGTCACCATTAAGCCCCTCCGATATCCGTCCGGAAAAAAACGATTACTCCACAAGTAGCAGTGGTAACGAGCTGATGAATTTTATCACTACTTTTGCGGAGAAATAA